In one window of Oreochromis niloticus isolate F11D_XX unplaced genomic scaffold, O_niloticus_UMD_NMBU tig00000734_pilon, whole genome shotgun sequence DNA:
- the LOC106097360 gene encoding uncharacterized protein LOC106097360 — translation MKPNVSSSFLWGGQEVGSICSTTCLYIMAGIQKPAQEEPEELSDSDFESPVCRRRRVHHALPTTPGESEAKHQETEGCIQESENEGQAEGQQMFPYNVAEFVPIFLEEDEALEEAIQRSLLEESDRQSEVHISRSFKKLSKEEIEGLLRAHSEKVITPGTRQLHISRANVWSTALRQFKRPKFAESCEMLYVTFASDEHDTELVKPRSLNTQVES, via the exons ATGAAACCAAATGTTTCTAGCAGTTTTCTTTGGGGTGGCCAAGAAGTTGGCTCGATTTGTTCCACCACCTGCCTCTATATAATGGCAGGGATACAAAAACCTGCACAG GAGGAACCAGAAGAGCTGTCTGATAGTGACTTTGAAAGTCCAGTCTGCCGGAGAAGACGAG TGCATCATGCGTTGCCTACAACACCAGGTGAAAGTGAGGCCAAGCATCAGGAAACAGAGGGCTGCATTCAGGAGAGTGAAAATGAGGGACAGGCAGAGGGACAGCAGATGTTTCCATATAATGTGGCAGAATTTGT CCCTATTTTTCTGGAGGAAGATGAAGCTCTTGAAGAGGCAATTCAGCGTAGCCTCCTAGAAGAGTCTGATAGACAGAGTGAAGTTCATATTTCAAG GTCTTTTAAGAAGCTCAGCAAAGAAGAAATTGAAGGTCTTCTTAGAGCTCATAGTGAGAAAGTCATTACACCAGGAACAAGACAACTCCATATCAGTCGAGCCAATGTGTGGTCGACTGCTTTGCGTCAGTTCAAGAGACCCAAGTTTGCAGAAAGCTGTGAGATGCTTTATGTCACATTTGCAAGCGATGAACATGATACAGAACTGGTGAAACCGAggagcttaaatacacaggttgAATCATGA